Proteins encoded within one genomic window of Spirulina major PCC 6313:
- the groL gene encoding chaperonin GroEL (60 kDa chaperone family; promotes refolding of misfolded polypeptides especially under stressful conditions; forms two stacked rings of heptamers to form a barrel-shaped 14mer; ends can be capped by GroES; misfolded proteins enter the barrel where they are refolded when GroES binds), with product MAKIVAFKEESRRALERGVNKLADAVRITLGPKGRNVLLEKQFGAPQIVNDGITVAKEIELDDPLENTGARLIREVASRTKDLAGDGTTTATVLAQALIREGLKNVAAGANPVALKRGLDKTINHLLAEIEALAKPIAGDAIAQVATISSGNDEEVGRMIAEAMERVTKDGVITVEESKSMATELEVVEGMQIDRGYISPYFITDQERQIVDFENPHILIVDKKISAIADLVPVLEKVARSGNPLLILAEDVDGEALATLVVNKARGVLNVAAIKSPGFGDRRKQMLQDVAVLTGGRVISEEVGLNLETITIDMLGKARKITIEKDNTTIVATGELTSDVEKRIVQIRKQLDETDSDYDKEKLQERIAKLAGGVAVIKVGAATETELKDRKLRIEDALNATKAAVEEGIVPGGGTTLIRLVKKALAYKETLTNPEEKVAADIVARALEEPLRQLADNAGVEGSVVVEKVRDSADNIGYNALTGVYEDMIAAGIIDPAKVVRSSLQNAASIAGMVLTTEALVVEKPEPAGAGADPGMGGMGGMGGMGGMGGMGGMGMM from the coding sequence ATGGCAAAGATTGTTGCTTTTAAAGAAGAATCACGCCGGGCGCTAGAGCGAGGGGTTAATAAACTCGCTGATGCGGTTCGGATTACCCTTGGCCCCAAAGGCCGTAACGTCCTGCTTGAAAAGCAGTTTGGTGCGCCCCAAATCGTCAACGATGGGATTACCGTTGCGAAAGAAATTGAACTCGATGATCCACTCGAAAATACCGGTGCTCGCCTCATTCGGGAAGTGGCTTCCCGCACCAAGGATCTCGCCGGGGACGGAACCACCACCGCCACGGTTTTGGCCCAAGCGCTAATCCGTGAAGGCTTGAAAAACGTGGCAGCCGGTGCAAATCCGGTCGCCCTCAAGCGTGGGTTAGACAAAACCATCAACCATCTGTTGGCGGAAATTGAAGCGTTGGCGAAACCCATTGCCGGGGATGCGATCGCTCAAGTTGCCACCATTTCCTCCGGGAACGATGAAGAAGTGGGTCGAATGATCGCCGAAGCCATGGAAAGAGTCACCAAAGACGGCGTGATCACTGTTGAAGAATCCAAATCCATGGCGACGGAACTTGAAGTCGTCGAAGGGATGCAGATCGATCGCGGCTACATCTCCCCCTACTTCATCACCGACCAAGAACGGCAGATTGTGGATTTTGAAAATCCCCACATCTTGATCGTCGATAAAAAAATCAGTGCGATCGCTGACCTCGTACCCGTCCTCGAAAAAGTGGCGCGTTCGGGGAATCCTCTCCTGATCCTTGCTGAAGATGTGGACGGCGAAGCCCTCGCCACCCTCGTGGTCAACAAAGCGCGGGGTGTGTTGAATGTAGCCGCCATTAAATCCCCTGGGTTTGGCGATCGCCGCAAACAAATGCTCCAAGATGTCGCCGTCCTCACCGGAGGTCGCGTCATCTCCGAAGAAGTGGGCTTAAACTTGGAGACCATCACCATCGACATGCTCGGTAAAGCCCGCAAAATCACCATCGAAAAAGACAACACCACCATCGTCGCCACCGGAGAACTCACCAGCGACGTGGAAAAACGGATCGTCCAAATCCGCAAACAACTCGACGAAACCGATTCCGACTACGACAAGGAAAAACTCCAAGAGCGAATCGCCAAACTGGCCGGTGGTGTTGCCGTGATCAAAGTCGGTGCCGCCACGGAAACCGAACTCAAAGACCGTAAACTCCGGATCGAAGATGCCCTCAATGCCACGAAAGCGGCTGTTGAAGAAGGCATCGTCCCCGGTGGTGGGACGACCTTGATTCGCCTCGTTAAAAAGGCGTTGGCCTACAAAGAAACCCTCACCAACCCCGAAGAAAAAGTCGCTGCGGACATCGTCGCCCGCGCCCTCGAAGAACCCCTCCGCCAACTGGCAGATAATGCCGGTGTGGAAGGGTCTGTTGTGGTGGAAAAAGTGCGTGACAGCGCCGACAACATCGGCTACAACGCCCTTACCGGTGTCTACGAAGACATGATCGCCGCTGGCATCATCGATCCGGCGAAGGTCGTGCGCTCCTCGTTGCAAAACGCCGCCTCGATCGCGGGCATGGTCTTAACCACCGAAGCCCTCGTCGTCGAAAAACCCGAACCCGCTGGCGCAGGTGCTGATCCCGGCATGGGCGGCATGGGCGGTATGGGCGGCATGGGCGGCATGGGTGGCATGGGTGGCATGGGCATGATGTAA
- a CDS encoding TIGR00297 family protein, translating to MANAWLVAIAINTVLIGIAWIIPKKLLTPMGYLHAWILGVLVWGTLQWQGYAVVMFYFLVGSGVTKIGMAEKEAAGIAEKRGGLRGPENVWGSALVGTLCAVGAALWPVGAGLFTLGYVASFSTKLSDTTASEVGKAYGKRTFLITTLQPVERGTEGAVSLEGTLAGALASVILALVGLAVGMVDPLGVGFCAIAAFIATNLESVIGATFQENYAWLTNEVVNGINTAIGAIVAVGLAWVWQVVGI from the coding sequence ATGGCAAACGCTTGGCTCGTGGCGATCGCAATCAATACGGTCTTAATCGGCATCGCCTGGATTATCCCGAAAAAACTCCTCACCCCAATGGGCTATCTCCACGCCTGGATTTTGGGGGTGTTGGTGTGGGGGACGCTGCAATGGCAGGGCTACGCGGTGGTGATGTTTTACTTTCTCGTCGGCTCTGGGGTGACGAAAATCGGCATGGCCGAAAAAGAGGCGGCGGGCATTGCGGAAAAACGCGGCGGCCTGCGCGGCCCAGAAAATGTCTGGGGGTCGGCGTTGGTGGGGACGCTCTGCGCGGTGGGGGCGGCATTGTGGCCCGTGGGCGCGGGCCTGTTCACCCTGGGCTACGTGGCCAGTTTCAGCACGAAATTATCCGATACGACGGCCTCGGAAGTGGGCAAGGCCTACGGTAAACGCACCTTTTTAATCACCACCCTACAACCCGTGGAACGCGGTACGGAAGGGGCGGTGAGTTTAGAGGGAACCCTCGCGGGGGCGTTGGCCTCGGTGATCCTTGCTCTGGTGGGGTTAGCGGTGGGAATGGTTGACCCGCTGGGGGTGGGGTTCTGTGCGATCGCTGCCTTCATTGCCACCAATTTAGAAAGCGTGATCGGGGCGACATTCCAAGAAAATTACGCTTGGCTGACGAATGAAGTGGTGAATGGGATTAATACGGCCATTGGTGCGATCGTTGCCGTGGGCTTGGCCTGGGTGTGGCAAGTGGTGGGGATTTGA
- a CDS encoding Ycf34 family protein: MCICINCHYVDRCTTYHAVEHQHQQPHLTESPDFEATEPSINVNIRTAADYVEMEWDVVGCESFLEEAGKWIKLRPGEPVPT, encoded by the coding sequence ATGTGTATTTGCATCAACTGCCACTACGTCGATCGCTGCACCACCTACCACGCCGTTGAACATCAACATCAACAGCCCCACCTCACCGAATCCCCGGATTTTGAAGCGACCGAACCGAGCATCAACGTCAACATCCGCACCGCTGCGGACTATGTGGAAATGGAATGGGACGTGGTGGGCTGTGAGAGCTTTTTAGAAGAAGCGGGCAAATGGATCAAGCTGCGACCCGGCGAACCCGTCCCCACCTAA
- a CDS encoding lecithin retinol acyltransferase family protein — MALGDQLYVIRPFLNLSGVYEHHGIDCGDGTVVHYRKPSEVVERTDRATFTQDQPVYCKTYPTAFIPSVVVQRAISRLGEQRYNLLFNNCEHFATWCKTGVSHSQQVKDFIPWITTTLNPEQLETPLDRALHGTEHQKAKAELDRALTQIRVVWDDLQPRYKEAIAEVKAWEAIAQQSLGRDREDLARAALQRKVNYQKESDRLETELQKLATMTETLLRNSLKLR, encoded by the coding sequence ATGGCCTTGGGCGATCAACTCTACGTTATCCGTCCGTTTCTCAACCTCAGCGGTGTGTATGAACATCACGGCATTGATTGCGGTGATGGCACAGTGGTTCACTACCGCAAGCCCAGCGAGGTGGTCGAACGCACCGATCGCGCCACCTTCACCCAAGATCAACCCGTCTACTGCAAAACCTACCCCACGGCGTTTATTCCGTCGGTGGTGGTGCAGCGGGCGATCAGTCGGCTGGGGGAGCAGCGGTATAATTTGCTGTTTAATAATTGCGAGCATTTCGCCACCTGGTGCAAAACCGGGGTAAGCCATAGCCAGCAGGTGAAGGATTTTATCCCCTGGATTACAACGACCCTCAATCCAGAACAGCTTGAAACGCCCCTCGATCGCGCCCTTCACGGTACGGAACACCAAAAAGCGAAGGCGGAACTCGATCGCGCCTTAACTCAAATTCGGGTGGTTTGGGATGATCTGCAACCGAGGTATAAAGAGGCGATCGCAGAAGTGAAGGCCTGGGAAGCGATCGCGCAACAGTCCCTAGGGCGCGATCGCGAAGACCTGGCCCGCGCCGCCCTCCAGCGCAAAGTGAACTATCAGAAGGAGAGCGATCGCCTCGAAACAGAGTTGCAAAAACTCGCCACCATGACCGAAACCCTGCTGCGCAATAGCCTCAAATTGCGGTAG
- a CDS encoding aspartyl/asparaginyl beta-hydroxylase domain-containing protein, with the protein MKRLMGWIVKRLEQAVPWAEKIVPRYSKVGESVFFTKEQFPWAETLEANWPVIRQELDQILERVDDLPNFQDISQRQYRIANDNRWKTYFFWAFNFRAQGNCDRCPETTKLLDTIPGVKVAFFSILAPGKHIPRHRGKHKGFIRYHLALKVPEPRDQCRIQIDDQIAIWEEGKSLIFDDTYDHEVWNDTDGYRAVLFLDVMRPLRFPLSFVNWLACHLVSASPIVQDARANHEAWERKFSTPPRETVSR; encoded by the coding sequence ATGAAGCGTCTCATGGGTTGGATTGTCAAACGGTTAGAGCAGGCTGTGCCTTGGGCTGAGAAGATTGTGCCGCGCTACTCCAAAGTGGGCGAATCCGTGTTTTTCACCAAAGAACAATTTCCCTGGGCGGAGACCCTCGAAGCCAATTGGCCCGTGATTCGCCAGGAATTGGATCAGATCCTCGAACGGGTGGATGATCTGCCCAATTTTCAAGATATTTCTCAACGCCAATACCGAATCGCCAACGATAACCGCTGGAAAACTTATTTTTTCTGGGCCTTTAATTTTCGCGCCCAGGGGAATTGCGATCGCTGCCCCGAAACCACGAAGCTCCTCGACACCATCCCCGGCGTGAAAGTCGCCTTCTTTTCCATCCTCGCCCCCGGCAAACATATCCCCCGCCATCGCGGTAAACATAAGGGCTTCATCCGCTATCACCTCGCCCTCAAAGTCCCCGAACCCCGCGACCAATGCCGCATCCAAATCGACGACCAAATCGCCATCTGGGAAGAAGGCAAAAGCCTGATTTTTGACGACACCTACGATCACGAAGTCTGGAACGACACCGATGGCTATCGGGCGGTGCTGTTTCTCGACGTGATGCGCCCGCTGCGGTTTCCCCTCTCCTTCGTCAATTGGCTCGCCTGTCATCTCGTTTCCGCCTCGCCCATCGTCCAAGATGCCCGCGCCAACCATGAAGCCTGGGAGCGTAAATTTTCTACGCCCCCACGGGAAACGGTGTCCCGGTAG
- a CDS encoding GTP-binding protein — MNPDDHYQQAQSSLKHTLGWYAGFQRHGRYLPSPELQAAVRSHLQTIKAALTKLEQHAVRIAVFGLVSRGKSAVLNALVGQNTLVTSPINGETKYPQSVRWLLGDETQIELIDTPGLDEIEGQGRATMAQEVAQQADLILFVVAGDMTRTEYEALRELRRAHKPLILVFNKIDLYPDVDRAVIYQQLQQWAENGGLDRELTALISLDEVVMVAADPAPFPVRTEWPDGRVTETWETPPPQIEPLRAKILDLLQQEGRSLLALNALVQARQATQSLVSKTIEHRAAEAEALIWNYAKWKAVVVGLNPIALLDVVGGAVTDLALIRSLAKLYGLPMTSFAAEKLWRKILFSSGTLLLAEFGSNAVLGIGKSASLVDASLWGTWTTTALLQGGLAGYGSYVVGKVAQQYLEQGCTWGDRGPNTVIRTILTQVDRQTIIDRLRRDWLNS; from the coding sequence ATGAACCCTGACGATCATTATCAGCAAGCCCAATCGAGTCTAAAGCACACCCTAGGATGGTATGCCGGATTTCAGCGCCATGGGCGATATTTACCCAGCCCGGAACTTCAGGCCGCAGTGCGATCGCACCTGCAAACCATCAAAGCCGCCCTGACCAAACTAGAACAGCATGCAGTGCGGATTGCGGTGTTTGGCCTGGTGAGTCGGGGCAAATCGGCGGTGTTAAATGCCTTGGTGGGGCAGAATACCCTAGTGACGAGTCCGATCAATGGCGAGACGAAATATCCCCAATCCGTGCGCTGGTTACTGGGGGACGAGACGCAAATTGAACTGATTGACACACCGGGATTAGATGAAATCGAAGGCCAAGGGCGGGCGACCATGGCCCAAGAGGTGGCCCAACAGGCGGATTTGATTTTGTTTGTGGTGGCGGGGGATATGACGCGCACGGAATATGAGGCATTGCGGGAGTTGCGACGGGCCCATAAACCGCTGATTCTGGTGTTTAACAAAATTGACCTCTATCCTGACGTGGATCGCGCTGTGATTTATCAACAGTTGCAGCAGTGGGCGGAGAATGGAGGACTGGATCGGGAGTTGACAGCGTTGATTTCCCTGGATGAAGTGGTGATGGTGGCGGCTGATCCTGCTCCATTTCCGGTGCGGACGGAATGGCCCGATGGGCGAGTGACGGAGACCTGGGAAACGCCGCCGCCCCAGATTGAACCATTACGGGCGAAAATTCTCGACCTGCTCCAGCAAGAGGGGCGATCGCTCCTCGCCCTCAATGCCCTCGTCCAGGCCCGCCAAGCTACCCAATCCCTCGTCAGTAAAACCATTGAACATCGGGCCGCTGAAGCCGAAGCCTTGATTTGGAACTATGCGAAGTGGAAGGCGGTGGTGGTGGGCTTAAACCCGATCGCGCTTTTAGATGTGGTGGGGGGTGCGGTGACGGATTTGGCCTTGATTCGGAGTTTGGCGAAACTGTACGGGTTGCCGATGACCAGTTTTGCCGCCGAAAAACTCTGGCGCAAAATCCTCTTTAGTTCTGGTACATTACTACTAGCAGAGTTTGGCAGCAATGCGGTGCTGGGCATCGGCAAAAGTGCCAGCCTCGTGGATGCCTCCCTGTGGGGGACTTGGACAACGACGGCACTTCTGCAAGGGGGGTTGGCGGGCTACGGTTCCTACGTGGTGGGCAAGGTGGCGCAGCAATACCTAGAGCAGGGCTGTACCTGGGGCGATCGCGGCCCCAATACCGTGATTCGCACAATCTTGACCCAAGTAGACCGCCAGACGATCATCGATCGCCTCCGCCGCGATTGGCTCAATTCTTAA
- the xseA gene encoding exodeoxyribonuclease VII large subunit: MELISRSVSVAGLTDYIKSSLEDDPVLQHVWVTGEVTTANDHRVGLFLTLADPAEEATVQGVVWGRMRSQLKHHPRVGEQVAVLGSVSLYAKRGEYRLQIVQILPLGDGAQALRLQQVRSRLAAEGLFDPLLKQPLPAHPRTIAIVTAPTAAAWGDIQRTIQARDPSIHILFAPATVQGEQAPASIAAALDRVEADDRAEVIILARGGGATEDLACFNDERVIRAIADCRRPVVTGIGHERDQTLADLVADVTVHTPTAAAERVVPSALQRLQDHHQRRDRLLRALQTRLAHESDHLQTLRDRLHRLPQQAPSLQQARLQTQIFREKLAALDPRAVLQRGYAIAQRPNGAIVRRSDTLTPGDTLTLKLAQGTVQVTITALDPEP; this comes from the coding sequence ATGGAACTGATTTCACGCTCGGTCTCAGTGGCCGGTCTGACGGACTACATCAAAAGCAGCCTCGAAGATGACCCCGTCTTGCAGCATGTCTGGGTGACGGGGGAAGTGACTACGGCGAACGATCATCGGGTGGGGTTATTTTTGACCCTAGCTGATCCGGCGGAAGAAGCCACGGTGCAGGGGGTGGTGTGGGGTCGGATGCGGTCTCAGTTGAAGCATCATCCTCGCGTTGGTGAGCAGGTGGCGGTGCTGGGGTCGGTGAGTCTCTACGCGAAACGAGGGGAATATCGGCTGCAAATTGTCCAGATTTTGCCCTTGGGGGATGGGGCCCAGGCGTTGCGGTTGCAACAGGTGCGATCGCGCCTCGCCGCCGAAGGTCTGTTTGATCCCCTCTTGAAACAACCCCTCCCGGCCCATCCCCGCACGATCGCGATCGTCACGGCCCCCACCGCTGCGGCCTGGGGCGATATCCAGCGCACAATCCAAGCCCGCGATCCGAGTATTCACATTCTTTTCGCGCCGGCCACCGTCCAAGGGGAACAGGCTCCCGCCAGCATCGCCGCCGCCCTAGACCGGGTGGAAGCCGACGATCGCGCCGAGGTGATCATCCTGGCGCGGGGGGGCGGCGCAACGGAGGATCTGGCCTGTTTTAATGATGAACGGGTGATCCGAGCGATCGCAGACTGTCGGCGGCCGGTGGTGACAGGGATTGGCCATGAACGGGATCAAACCTTGGCGGATCTGGTGGCGGATGTGACGGTACATACACCCACGGCCGCAGCGGAACGGGTGGTTCCCTCGGCGCTGCAACGGCTCCAAGACCATCACCAGCGGCGCGATCGCCTCCTGCGGGCCCTACAAACCCGTCTGGCTCATGAATCCGACCACCTCCAAACCCTCCGCGATCGCCTCCACCGCCTCCCCCAACAGGCCCCAAGCCTCCAACAGGCCCGCCTCCAAACCCAAATTTTTCGCGAAAAACTTGCCGCCCTTGATCCCCGTGCGGTGTTGCAACGGGGCTACGCGATCGCCCAACGGCCCAATGGTGCGATCGTGCGGCGGAGCGATACCCTCACCCCCGGCGACACCCTCACCCTGAAACTCGCTCAGGGCACGGTTCAGGTCACGATCACCGCCCTCGATCCGGAACCATGA
- the ureG gene encoding urease accessory protein UreG, which produces MTAYRVGIAGPVGSGKTALLDALCKALRDRYEIAVVTNDIYTQEDAQFLVRSQALSSDRIRGVETGGCPHTAIREDASMNLAAVAELEATFSPLQLVFLESGGDNLAATFSPELVDLTIYVIDVAAGDKIPRKGGPGITKSDLLVINKIDLAPYVGADLAVMDRDAKKMRSDRPFIFTNLKTQQGLDEVIHFITTQIVL; this is translated from the coding sequence ATGACAGCCTATCGAGTTGGGATCGCGGGGCCCGTGGGGTCGGGAAAAACGGCATTATTGGACGCGCTCTGTAAGGCATTGCGCGATCGCTACGAAATTGCGGTAGTCACCAATGATATTTACACCCAAGAAGACGCGCAGTTTTTGGTGCGATCGCAAGCCCTGAGTAGCGATCGGATTCGGGGCGTGGAAACGGGGGGTTGTCCCCACACCGCCATCCGCGAAGATGCCTCAATGAACCTCGCCGCTGTGGCGGAACTCGAAGCCACGTTTTCACCGCTGCAACTGGTGTTTCTCGAAAGCGGCGGCGACAATTTGGCGGCCACCTTTAGCCCGGAATTGGTGGATTTAACCATCTATGTGATCGACGTGGCCGCAGGGGATAAAATCCCCCGCAAGGGCGGCCCCGGCATCACCAAATCCGATCTCTTAGTGATCAATAAAATCGACCTCGCCCCCTATGTCGGCGCAGATTTAGCCGTCATGGATCGAGATGCGAAAAAAATGCGAAGCGATCGCCCCTTCATCTTCACCAACCTCAAAACCCAACAGGGCCTCGATGAAGTCATCCACTTCATCACCACCCAAATTGTCCTTTAA
- a CDS encoding type II toxin-antitoxin system VapC family toxin, which translates to MSYLLDTCTLSEYLKKKPNDSVISWMSEQNEDALFLSVLTIGEIKKGIVKIENLHPEKARLLSQWLKSIDARFTSRILPIDQGVIDVWATMCGEALKHGQKLPVIDSLIAATCRYHDLSLVTRNIKDFLVMNVTLINPWREGQDIT; encoded by the coding sequence ATGAGTTATCTTCTAGATACTTGCACTTTGTCGGAATATTTGAAGAAAAAGCCGAATGATTCAGTGATTTCTTGGATGTCCGAACAGAATGAAGATGCATTATTTTTAAGTGTTCTGACGATTGGTGAAATCAAAAAAGGAATCGTCAAAATAGAAAATCTTCACCCTGAAAAAGCCAGACTATTATCACAATGGCTCAAAAGTATAGATGCTCGGTTTACATCCCGTATTCTGCCAATTGATCAGGGAGTTATTGATGTATGGGCTACAATGTGCGGAGAAGCATTGAAACATGGTCAAAAACTGCCTGTCATTGATAGTTTAATTGCTGCAACCTGTCGCTATCATGATTTGAGTTTGGTGACTCGCAATATTAAAGATTTTTTGGTCATGAATGTTACTTTGATTAATCCTTGGCGTGAGGGTCAGGATATCACGTAG
- a CDS encoding ATP-dependent Clp protease proteolytic subunit has protein sequence MNTPSEGKTSIHPSTERSPFTPSPITAQPDDNEPCDEVEDEESITDRVIFLSGGISDGTADLIISRLLELDGENPEKDIYLYINSPGGSVYAGLAIYDAMQSVQADIVTVSMGFSASMAAFLLAAGTPGKRFAFPHARIMIHQPFGFAIGNPEDLEIGARESRYLMDLLNRLLAVHTGQPIAKIRRDTERDYYMSATEAQEYRIVDQVIEQHPMMPAAESTP, from the coding sequence ATGAATACACCCAGTGAGGGAAAAACGAGCATCCATCCTTCGACCGAGCGATCGCCCTTCACCCCTTCCCCGATCACCGCTCAGCCTGATGACAATGAACCCTGTGACGAGGTAGAGGATGAAGAGTCAATCACAGACAGAGTGATTTTTTTAAGTGGTGGCATTAGCGATGGAACGGCTGATTTAATTATTTCTCGGCTCCTTGAATTAGATGGAGAAAATCCAGAGAAAGATATTTATCTCTACATCAATTCTCCGGGAGGATCAGTCTACGCGGGTTTGGCAATTTATGACGCAATGCAGTCAGTTCAAGCGGATATTGTGACCGTCAGTATGGGATTTTCTGCATCCATGGCTGCGTTCTTACTCGCTGCGGGGACACCCGGAAAACGGTTTGCATTTCCCCATGCCCGGATCATGATTCATCAACCCTTTGGCTTTGCGATCGGCAATCCAGAGGATCTTGAAATTGGAGCACGAGAATCCAGATATCTGATGGATTTACTCAATCGTTTATTGGCAGTTCATACCGGACAACCGATCGCAAAAATCCGCCGCGATACGGAGCGTGACTATTACATGAGTGCCACGGAAGCCCAGGAATACCGCATCGTAGATCAGGTCATTGAGCAACATCCAATGATGCCAGCAGCGGAATCAACCCCATGA
- the grxC gene encoding glutaredoxin 3, which translates to MAPNIEIYTWSSCPFCIQAKRLLDQKRVEYTEYCIDGDAIARDQMSDRANGRRSLPQIFINNEHIGGCDDLYDLEATGELDARLEQLAA; encoded by the coding sequence ATGGCTCCCAACATTGAAATCTACACCTGGAGCAGTTGCCCGTTCTGTATTCAGGCGAAGCGACTCCTGGATCAAAAAAGGGTTGAATACACCGAATATTGCATTGATGGGGATGCGATCGCCCGTGATCAAATGTCCGACCGGGCCAACGGCCGCCGCTCCCTGCCGCAAATTTTCATCAATAACGAGCATATCGGCGGCTGCGATGATCTCTATGACCTCGAAGCCACCGGCGAACTCGATGCCCGCCTTGAGCAATTAGCTGCATAA
- a CDS encoding aspartate aminotransferase family protein has translation MSPETLLQAPIPISTEPSAFSPEQFDQVVMTTYGRFPITLDRGEGCRVWDTDGNAYLDCVAGIATCTLGHAHPALVKAVTQQIKKLHHVSNLYYIREQGQLAQWIVDNSCADRVFFCNSGAEANEAAIKLARKYAHDVQDIQYPVILTAKASFHGRTIATVTATGQEKYQKGFDPLLPGFAYVSYNDIEALEHAIGDIDEGNRRVGAIMLEPLQGEGGVRPGDLEYFLRVRKICDDNGLLLILDEVQVGMGRTGKLWGYENLGIEPDIFTSAKGLAGGIPIGAMMCKSSCDRFGPGNHASTFGGNPFACAAGLAVAETISAEGLLQNAQARGEQLRKTLRAITNQHPDLFVEVRGWGLINGIELNAEREITSIDLVKAAMDEGLLLVPAGPKVVRFVPPLIISAEEIEEAGTAFERAIAAVLA, from the coding sequence GTGAGTCCAGAAACCCTCCTCCAAGCCCCAATCCCCATCAGCACGGAACCCTCTGCCTTCAGTCCTGAACAGTTTGATCAGGTGGTGATGACCACCTACGGTCGATTTCCCATTACGCTTGATCGGGGCGAGGGCTGTCGGGTTTGGGATACCGATGGCAACGCTTATCTAGATTGTGTCGCAGGCATCGCCACTTGCACCCTCGGCCACGCCCATCCGGCCCTGGTCAAAGCAGTGACGCAGCAAATCAAAAAGCTCCATCATGTGTCCAATCTGTACTATATCCGGGAGCAAGGCCAACTCGCGCAATGGATTGTGGATAATTCCTGCGCCGATCGCGTCTTCTTCTGCAATTCTGGCGCAGAAGCCAACGAAGCGGCGATTAAGCTGGCGCGGAAATACGCCCACGATGTGCAAGATATTCAATACCCGGTGATTCTGACTGCTAAAGCCAGTTTCCATGGCCGGACGATCGCCACGGTCACCGCCACCGGTCAAGAAAAATACCAAAAAGGCTTTGATCCACTGTTGCCGGGGTTTGCATATGTGTCCTACAACGATATTGAAGCGTTAGAACATGCGATCGGTGACATCGACGAAGGTAACCGCCGAGTTGGGGCGATCATGCTCGAACCGTTGCAAGGCGAGGGCGGTGTGCGGCCGGGGGATTTAGAATATTTCCTGCGGGTGCGCAAGATTTGTGATGATAACGGCTTGCTCTTGATCTTGGATGAGGTGCAGGTGGGCATGGGCCGCACCGGTAAACTCTGGGGCTATGAAAATCTGGGGATTGAACCGGATATCTTCACCAGTGCCAAGGGCCTCGCGGGAGGCATTCCCATCGGCGCGATGATGTGTAAGAGCAGTTGCGATCGCTTCGGCCCCGGTAACCACGCCAGCACCTTCGGCGGCAACCCCTTCGCCTGCGCCGCTGGCCTCGCCGTGGCGGAAACCATCAGTGCTGAAGGCCTACTCCAAAACGCCCAAGCCCGTGGCGAACAACTGCGCAAAACCCTCCGCGCCATCACCAATCAACACCCCGATCTCTTCGTGGAGGTGCGCGGCTGGGGGTTGATCAACGGGATTGAATTAAACGCCGAACGTGAGATCACCTCAATTGATCTCGTCAAAGCCGCGATGGATGAGGGGTTACTCCTTGTTCCGGCGGGGCCGAAGGTGGTGCGCTTTGTGCCGCCGTTGATCATTTCTGCGGAGGAAATAGAGGAGGCAGGCACGGCGTTTGAACGGGCGATCGCCGCCGTTCTCGCCTAG